In Sphingobacterium sp. SRCM116780, the genomic stretch CTGCACGCTCGGGTCCCTCTTCACAAAAATCTAGCAGAGATTCTAAGGCAAAATTATCTCCTTCTGCTTCTATATAAACAGAACCATCGGCTAAGTTTTTTACAAAACCTTTAACACCTAACTGATCTGCCACAGCTTTAGTTGAGAATCTAAAGTAAACCCCCTGTACTTTTCCTTTGATAGAAATATTGAAATGCTTCATATCAACAAAAGTACAGAAGATTTTGAGTATTTTACTATGCTAATCGTTGTACGGTAACTTTATCTGTCAATCTAAAGTGTTCCATGTTTTTTAACAAGACTAGTCCTGGTTTTTTACCTATTTCAAGTGATCCGAATTGATCTGCGATATTTAAGGCTTGGGCACCATTGATCGTAGCCCATTGAATGGATTGTTGAAAATCCAATTCTTCAAAATTCTTGTGTAAAACCTTTAATTCATCCAGAATCGAAAGAGAATCATTTGATGCCAAACTATCAGTACCAAGTACAATTTTTTGATTATCATTTACAAAGTTCATCACTTTAGGTAATTGATCTTCAATAAAAAGATTCGCTTTTGGACATAAACACCATACAATATCACGTCCCATTCTGTCTACAAAATCCAAATCTTTCAATGAAGTATATGTATTATGTACGAGAATCAATTTATTAGGATTTGGCAAGTAAGGTAAATACGATTGAATAGAGTTTCTAGCCTGTGCTTTAAACAAATCTGGGTTTTTTCCAATTTTTTTGAAAAAATCTAAAAATTCACCTGTTTTATATCTAAACAATTTATTTTCCTCATCGCTTTCCTGATTGTGAATACTAATAATATTTCCTTCAGAAACAGATTTTTTAAATTTTTTAAGAAGTGCTTTGGAGCAAGAATAAGGGGCATGGGGAGTAATAGACGAATGCGCTGAAGCAAACTCATGAATTAAATCTTTTGCTTCTTGTATTTTACCATCCGCTTCACTTGGTTCTACTCCGAAAACTTCAATAAATGTATGGTAAAGAATTTTACTTGATTCTTTTATTCTAGATGTATTGTCCGTATTAGCATGATCTCCTACCGCTACAATACCATTCTTATACATTTCCTCATCCGCATCAGCCATTGCCTTATCGATCACTTTTAAAGGTGAGTTTCGGCTCGTCATTACTGCAGATAAAAAAGCTGGTAAACCCGTCTTGGAAGGAATTGTACCCTTCATATGGGATAATTCTAAATGACAATGTGCATTTATAAAACCAGGAACAATAACTCCATTAAATTTTTCAATATGTTGACCGTCCAATTCTGTTGATTTAGCTTCATAAATCCCTAGAATTTCTCCGTCATCATTTATACCAACAACTCCATCTTTAATAGGCAAAGAAGTAATCGGTAAGATATAGTTAGCGCTATAATATTTCATTATCATAAAAAACTTTAAGAGCTACATGGCATTGAGGTTAATACAATGTAACTGTGGGTAATAACGTTAAAATTCGTGCCAAAGTGTATTGAATAATTTATTTCCATTAAAAAAAACAAATTTACACAAATAGTTTAATTACTTAATCATGATAATAGTTTTTAAACAAATTAGTTACATTGTTTTTGATAGATATCCGACAAATTTAGAACTCATAAATACTTATTTCACATCTAAAGCATTAACAAACAAATAAATATAAAAAATACACTCTTTTTCTTTACACGACAAAACAAAATTAGCCTCAATTAATTTATTGAGAAATAATATAATTTAACATTTTTTAACAATAGTATAATATTTCAATGACATCCTGTCAGTCGCGGGTATGTGTACAAGAACAGCACTATATTTATTCTAAAGAAAAAACGATTATTATTAGATTTTTTTGACAGCTTTTTGAGTACCCCAATCCACCACTGTAAGTAGATAAAACTAGCTACTCAAATTAAATATACAACCATACTCAACCGACAACTATTAATTTTTTCCAAATTCTTAACAATTATTTTTCTCAAAATCATCATAGCTACTTAAAAATATTTTTAGTCATGATTTATTTTAATAACTTCGCAACATCGATAAGGGGTGCCTTGTTCCAAGAACACGAATAAAGGCTGAGATTATACCCAACAATACCATTGGTATTGTACACCTGATCCAGATAATGCTGGCGGAGGGAAGTGGTTAGTTAAATATTTAAAAGATTATTGTAACCCTTTGCAATAATTTATTTGACTCAAAATTCAATTAAAAGATCATGATTAAAGGTTTAATCAGTACTGTCGTTTTTTTAGGAACAGTTTTATGCGTATCAGCACAGCATCATCTATCTATCAAAATATTAGACGCTGAAACAAAAAAAACACTGCAAGGAGCGAGTGTTAGTTTAGTAGCTACAAATACTATACATTCAAAATCTAATGACAAAGGGGTTGCGCTATTTTCTAATGTACCTAACGGTAAATATGATCTTACCGCCTCTTTCTTGGGCTATCGTTCCGAAAAAAAACAAATTGACTTAATGGATGATAAATCCATAGAAATTTACCTACAAGCACAAGTAATAAAAACAGAAGAGGTTTTTGTACAAGCAACACGCGCTAAAAGCAACTCTTCTACAACTTATAAAAACCTGAGCAAAGAAGATATCTCCAAAAACAATTTTGGACAAGATATTCCATACCTCTTAGATCAAACCCCTTCTGTTGTTATCGGATCTGATGCAGGAGCTGGTATTGGATATACCAGCATGCGGATACGCGGTTCGGACAATGCTCGTATCAATGTTACTTTGAACGGTATTCCTTTGAATGATGCAGAAAGCATGGGTTCTTTCTTTGTTAACCTGCCTGATTTTGCTTCTTCCACCGAGAGTATTCAAATCCAACGAGGTATTGGAACCTCCACAAACGGTGCAGGATCATTCGGAGCATCTTTAAATATTCAATCTAACACCTTAGAAAAAGATCCATATGTAGAATTTAATAATTCTTATGGTTCCTTTAATTCATGGAAAAATACATTAAAGGTAGGTTCTGGTCTTTTGAACAATAAATTTGCATTCAATGTGCGTCTCTCTCGGATTCTAAGTGATGGCTATATCGATCGCGCTTCTTCTGATCTAAAGTCTTTTTATGTAGACGGAGGATATTACAGTGATAAACAGATTCTAAAAGCAATTGTCTTCTCTGGAAAGGAAAAGACCTATCAGTCCTGGTATGGTACTCCAGAGCCTCGTTTAAACAATGATATTGAAGGAATGAAAGACTATGCGATCAATGATGGCTATACAGCAGCAGAAACAGAGAATTTATTGCAAGCTGGTCGCACCTATAACAAGTATTTATACAAGAACCAAACGGACAACTATACGCAAACACACCATCAATTACATTACACCAATTTTATCAATGAAAAAATAACATTCAATGCGGCTCTACATTATACTCGAGGCGCTGGTTATTATGAAGAATACCGTCCTGAAGACAAATTATCAAAATACAATTTGCCACAAGTCATCCTTGGTAAGGATACGATCTCAAAAACAGACTTAATTAGAAGACGATGGCTAGACAATTACTTTTATGGCGCTACGTATTCTTTCAATTACAATCCTTCGCAAGCGGTAAAGTTAACATGGGGCGGAGCGATAAATCAATATAAAGGTGATCATTATGGTGAAGTTATTTGGGCTCAATATGCTTCTACCAGTAATTTAGGTGACAAATATTATCTGAATGATGCTACAAAAAATGATATCAGTACATTTTTAAAAGCAGATTTCACAGTCAATGATTGGTTATTATTTGCTGATATACAATATCGCAATATCAGTTATCAAGTTAGCGGTGATGATGATAAGATTAAAGATCTGGATTTTGACAGAAAATTTAATTTTTTAAATCCAAAATTAGGATTTACTTATCTCATCAATGAAAATTCGAATCTTTATGCATCTTATGCTTATGCAAGCAAAGAACCTGTACGTGATGATTTCGTTGATATCATTGGCAACAATCCAAAACCTGAAAAGATGCAAGATGTTGAAATTGGATATCGCTTTAAAAATGATGTCTTTAATATTGGAACTAATCTTTATGGTATGTTCTACAAAGACCAACTGATTCCAACCGGTGCACTAAACGATGTAGGATCTCCGTTAAGATTAAATATCCCAGATAGTTATCGAATAGGCTTGGAATTAGACGCAGCTTGGAAAATATCCAATCAATTTATTTGGAAAGCAACTGCAGGTCTAAGTCAAAACAAGATCAATAATTTTACAGATGAAACTAGTAATGAATTCTTCAAGAAAACTGATATTGCACTTTCTCCTTCAACAATCTTGTCCAGTGAATTTTCTTATAAACCTGTACAGGCTTTTGAAATCGCCCTATTGTCCAAATATATTTCCAGACAATATCTAGATAACAGTTCCGCGAAGGTAAGGAGCATCGATCCTTCTTTTGTAAACAATGTTAGAGCAATCTACAATTTTGCAGCATTTGGAATAAAAAATATTGATCTCAGTCTTTCTATTAATAATATTTTGAATGAAAAATATGAAACAAGTGGATATACCTGGGGATATATGGATGGTTCATCTCGTAAATCTTTTAATTTCTACTATCCACAGGCTACAACTAATTTTATGTTAGGTCTAAATATTAGATTTTAATAAACGGATTGCTGTGAATTAAATATCCGATAGGTTATTGAGATGAGTAAACGATCTTTAATGTAAAGAAATAATCTCTTTTGAGATCGTTTACTTAGTTTTCTTTTTTTTCGTTAATATTGTCTTATGCGTGCAGTGATACAACGAGTTTCAAGAGCAAGTTGTTCGGTAGAAAATGATATTACCGGTCAAATTGAACAGGGTCTCTTAATCTTTATTGGAATTGAAGATGAAGACACCTTAGAAGATATGAAATGGATGGCTCAAAAGTTCATCAATCTTAGAATTTTCAGTGATGAAAACGGGTTAATGAACAAATCAGTCCAAGATATTGCAGGCAATATTTTATTAATTTCTCAGTTTACATTATTTGCGCAAACAAAAAAGGGGAACCGACCTTCCTTTATTCGTGCTGCAAAACTGGAGAAAGCTAAACCGATGTATGAGCAAATGGCCCATTATCTAACTTCATTATTAGAAAAAGAGGTTCAACTAGGGATCTTTGGAGCGGATATGAAAATTGATTTGTTAAATGATGGTCCTGTTACGATCATGATGAATACACAAGATAAAGATAATTTCTAAGAAAATGACAATAAAAGAGGCACAAGAAACTATTGATAAGTGGATCAACACAACAGGAATTCGTTATTTTAATGAATTGACAAACACGGCTATGCTTATGGAAGAAGTCGGTGAGGTGGCGAGAATAATGGCTAGACAGTATGGTGAGCAATCCTTTAAAAAATCTGACAAAGAGGTAAATTTAGCTGATGAGATGGCGGACGTTCTTTTTGTATTGATGTGCTTAGCAAATCAAACAGGCATTGACTTAACAGATGCCCTAGAAAAGAATTTAGAAAAGAAGTCAATCCGCGATGCCGATCGCCACAAGAATAATGAAAAACTAAAATAATAATAGCAAGGCTATTAGCGTCTTTAAGATATTATTAAAAATAAATACACTAGTTATCAGGTAGACTTTATATATTTGAAGCCATTAGCTTAATATATAAAATTTATGGATAAAAATTATACACAGAGATCAACCCTATATACTACTTTATTAACAAGTGCCTTAACGGTAACTAGCCTTTATTCCTTCTCTCAAGAGGTAATTAAAGGTAAAATCAGCAATAATGGTTTACCATTAAGCAGTGTTACCATTAAAAATACGAGTAATAATACATCTACTAAATCTTTAGAGGATGGTAGTTACAATATTCCAGCGTCATCCGGAATCAATAAGTTAGTGGTATCCCATGTAGGATTTACTACTCAAACAAAAGAAATTACAATTTCTCAAGGTGTCGAAGGTTTGATCAATTTTGACCTCTCCAACGTTTCATTAGACGAAGTTGTCGTTATTGGTTCAAGAGCTCAAGGAAGATCAAATCTACAGACAGTGGCTCCTGTAGATGTTATTGACATCAAAGGATTAACAAAGGACGTGGGTCAAGTTTCGTTAAATCAAATTTTAAATTACGTAGCGCCATCTTTCAACTCCAATACACAAACAATATCTGATGGTACTGATCATATTGACCCAGCGTCACTAAGAGGATTAGGCCCAGATCAAGTGTTGGTCCTTGTTAATGGAAAACGTCGCCACACGACTTCTTTAGTTAATATAAATGGATCATTCGGAAAAGGGTCCGTAGGTACGGATTTAAATGCAATACCAACGTCTGCGATCAAACGAGTAGAAATCCTGCGGGATGGTGCCGCTGCGCAATATGGATCTGATGCCATAGCTGGTGTTATTAATATAGTCATTGAAGATAATGTCGATGAATTACGTGCTTCGGTTACTTATGGTGGTTATTTGTCCAAAAACGCAGAGAATAATTATGACGGCCAAAGTGTACAAGCGAATGTCAATTATGGTATTCCGATAACTAAAAATGGCGGATTTATCAATCTATCTGGTTCATACGATTACCGTCAACCAACAAATAGACAAAAAGAATTCACCGGAACTATTTTTTCCGATTACAACAACCCAAGCTTATATCCTAATCCAACAGGTGTAGATATCACTGACGATGAACTCGTAAGACAAGGTAAAACTCGTGCTGATTATGTTTCAAGAATCGGTCAAGCTGAAACAAAAGGTGGAGCTTTATTTTTCAATTCAAAAATACCTTTATCAGAGCATTCAGAATTTTACTCATTCGGAGGATTAAATTATAGAAAAGGTACTTCAGCAGCATTCCGTAGACAGCCGTCACAAATCACTCAAAATATTAGTGAAATATATCCAGACGGATTTTTACCATTAATCGTCACCGATAATTATGACAAATCTTTAGCTGCTGGAATAAAATCAGAATTTTCGGGATGGAAAGTAGATTTATCAAATGCGTATGGGTCGAATAAAATTGATTTTCAAACACAAAATTCTTTAAACGCAAGTTTATTAAAGGCCTCTCCTACTACATTTGATGATGGTGGTTATCGTTTTATTCAAAATACAAGTAATTTAGACTTTACTAAATTCTTCGATGAGCCATTAGCTGGAATAAATGTTGCTTTTGGATTTGAACATCGTTATGAAAACTACCAGATAGTCGCTGGGGAAGAATCATCCTATGCAGATTATGGAAAAGCCGTAAAAATTGGTACTGATGGAAATGGGAATCCAATTTTAATTCCTAATATTCAAGGAAATGTACAAACACTATTTGCCCAAAATGGTAAAGCTTACGCATCTGGAGCCCAAGCGTTCCCAGGATTTAGACCTGACAATGAAGTCAACGAAACTCGTTCTTCGGTAGGAGCTTATACTGATGTAGAAGCAAATATTACTTCCGACTGGTTGTTAACTGGAGCACTACGTTTTGAGAATTATTCTGATTTCGGGTCGACATTAAACTGGAAATTAGGAACACGCTATAAAATTGATGATATCTTTACGCTACGCGCAGCTGCTAGTACAGGGTTTAGAGCTCCTTCATTACACCAACGTTATTTCAATGCAACGTCCAGCTTATTCAACGAAGGTGTTATCACGAACTCTGGAACTTTCACGAACGATAGTCGTCCTGCACAGTTATTAGGTATTCCTTCACTAAAGCAAGAGACTTCTCGCTCTTATAGTGCTGGATTTACCGCTAATTATGGAAAATTCAAAGCCACTGTAGATGGATATTTCATCGCTATAGATAACAGAATTATCTATACAGGAACATTTACAGGAAGTAATGCAGCAAATGCGACGGATCAAGACAAAGAAATTTATGATCTATTAGCACAATCGAATGCTACATCAGCTCGCTTCTTTGCCAATGCAATAGATACAGAGACCAAAGGTATAGATGTCGTACTTACTTATAATGAAAATATAGGCAAAGGTAAATTACGAACTGATCTTTCTGGTACTTTTGTCAAAACAAGTATTATCGGTGATATTCACGCTTCAGAACAACTCGTTGGTAAAGAAAGCACCTATTTTGATAATCAATCTCGCATCTATTTAGAATCAGCAGTACCGCGGACAAAAGTAAATTTTACATTGAACTATAGTTTGGATAAGTTCAATGTATTTTTACGTAACGTCTATTTTGGAGATGTTGATGGGGCCACCAATACTGTAGCAGATTATCAAACTTTTAAAGGAAAAATAATTACCGACCTAAGTGTTAGTTACAATATTGCTAAAAGTCTACGCTTCACTTTAGGTGTCAATAATCTTTTAGATATTTATCCTGACGAAACAAGAGAAGGTTCTGGCCTTAGAGGTGCTGGATATTTTATTTATTCCAGAACAGGGCAACAATTCGGCAACAATGGTCGTTATATATTTACCAAATTAGCTTTAACACTTTAATCCTGGATAAGGATTAATGAAAGGCTGTATCAAGATGCTTGATACAGCCTTTTTATTTGTTTACCTTTAACTTAGAAATTAATACCCTTTGAAAATGAATTTTACGAAATACCTACATAAAAAGAATCACTATGTGTTATTTTTCATCTTACTTATTGGACTAGCACACGCGTCTGCACAAGACAGAGACAAAGAATTCAAATTTCAATATGATCCCAAAGACCTGGTAATGCAAAGTCTATTTCAAAAAATATACGTACTGGATTCTAGAAAAGACACCACCCATTATGGAATCATCAATAAAGGCTTTTTCGGCCAGTCTGCCAAAGTTATTGCTAACCCTTCTCTTGAAGCTCAAATACAAAACTACTTAGAAATCATTACCCTTGAAAGTACCCAAAAAGACACTTTGCTCTTGCAGATTCGTAGACTATCATTTTCCGAAATAGGTGGCGGATTCAAAGAAAAAGGTTTTTTTGATTTCCGAGCCAATCTCTATCAAAAAAAAGGAAACCAATATCACCCAATTAGTCGCATCGATAGCAGCTTTCAAGTTTCAGGAATAGATGTTTCCAATAAATTATTAAAAAAAGGAAGCTTAATTATAGATACATTCATTCGTGCAAACCTGAAAACACCGACGATCGGATCTGAGGTTTTGACAATTCAGGATCTTCAGAACATCGATTACAAAGAGAAGGAACAATTACCCTTATACTCTGCAGAACATCTTGTAGACGGTATCTATATGAGTTATGAAAGTCTCAAATTTCAAAAACCAGATTATCCTCTTCTAGATGAAAAAGATAAAAAAAGAAGAATTAAGTACTATTATTATACGAATGAAAAAGGAAAAAAAGTAAAATTAAAAGATTCGCAGATCTATGCTGTGGTGGATAATGACGAAACCTTTATCTCCACTACCTACGGCTACTATCCACTAGTCATGGAAAACGATGAATACTATTTTTACGGCTTAGCGACTGAAAATAGTGCCAATATCTTCGTCTCTGCATCAGTTGGTTCAGGATTTGGAGGAGGAATGATAGGTGTTGGAATGGGATCAGGACCTGCAAATGTTAGAAAATATAAAATAAAAATTGACCACTTAGATGGAAATTTTGAAAAAATACAACCCGTAACCGATTAGATATGAAAAGATCAAGTAGATTAAATATATTATTAGTAAGTGCTGCTGTAGTAATTCAGTCCTGCAGTGTATCACACAACTTAAATAAAAAACCAGAAACATTTGACCAAGCAGCAGTTGTCACTGCACAT encodes the following:
- a CDS encoding amidohydrolase family protein — translated: MKYYSANYILPITSLPIKDGVVGINDDGEILGIYEAKSTELDGQHIEKFNGVIVPGFINAHCHLELSHMKGTIPSKTGLPAFLSAVMTSRNSPLKVIDKAMADADEEMYKNGIVAVGDHANTDNTSRIKESSKILYHTFIEVFGVEPSEADGKIQEAKDLIHEFASAHSSITPHAPYSCSKALLKKFKKSVSEGNIISIHNQESDEENKLFRYKTGEFLDFFKKIGKNPDLFKAQARNSIQSYLPYLPNPNKLILVHNTYTSLKDLDFVDRMGRDIVWCLCPKANLFIEDQLPKVMNFVNDNQKIVLGTDSLASNDSLSILDELKVLHKNFEELDFQQSIQWATINGAQALNIADQFGSLEIGKKPGLVLLKNMEHFRLTDKVTVQRLA
- a CDS encoding nucleotide pyrophosphohydrolase; this encodes MTIKEAQETIDKWINTTGIRYFNELTNTAMLMEEVGEVARIMARQYGEQSFKKSDKEVNLADEMADVLFVLMCLANQTGIDLTDALEKNLEKKSIRDADRHKNNEKLK
- a CDS encoding acylphosphatase, with translation MKHFNISIKGKVQGVYFRFSTKAVADQLGVKGFVKNLADGSVYIEAEGDNFALESLLDFCEEGPERAEVEELTYEEGEWKGFKNFEMLKRSTN
- the dtd gene encoding D-aminoacyl-tRNA deacylase, which gives rise to MRAVIQRVSRASCSVENDITGQIEQGLLIFIGIEDEDTLEDMKWMAQKFINLRIFSDENGLMNKSVQDIAGNILLISQFTLFAQTKKGNRPSFIRAAKLEKAKPMYEQMAHYLTSLLEKEVQLGIFGADMKIDLLNDGPVTIMMNTQDKDNF
- a CDS encoding TonB-dependent receptor, which codes for MDKNYTQRSTLYTTLLTSALTVTSLYSFSQEVIKGKISNNGLPLSSVTIKNTSNNTSTKSLEDGSYNIPASSGINKLVVSHVGFTTQTKEITISQGVEGLINFDLSNVSLDEVVVIGSRAQGRSNLQTVAPVDVIDIKGLTKDVGQVSLNQILNYVAPSFNSNTQTISDGTDHIDPASLRGLGPDQVLVLVNGKRRHTTSLVNINGSFGKGSVGTDLNAIPTSAIKRVEILRDGAAAQYGSDAIAGVINIVIEDNVDELRASVTYGGYLSKNAENNYDGQSVQANVNYGIPITKNGGFINLSGSYDYRQPTNRQKEFTGTIFSDYNNPSLYPNPTGVDITDDELVRQGKTRADYVSRIGQAETKGGALFFNSKIPLSEHSEFYSFGGLNYRKGTSAAFRRQPSQITQNISEIYPDGFLPLIVTDNYDKSLAAGIKSEFSGWKVDLSNAYGSNKIDFQTQNSLNASLLKASPTTFDDGGYRFIQNTSNLDFTKFFDEPLAGINVAFGFEHRYENYQIVAGEESSYADYGKAVKIGTDGNGNPILIPNIQGNVQTLFAQNGKAYASGAQAFPGFRPDNEVNETRSSVGAYTDVEANITSDWLLTGALRFENYSDFGSTLNWKLGTRYKIDDIFTLRAAASTGFRAPSLHQRYFNATSSLFNEGVITNSGTFTNDSRPAQLLGIPSLKQETSRSYSAGFTANYGKFKATVDGYFIAIDNRIIYTGTFTGSNAANATDQDKEIYDLLAQSNATSARFFANAIDTETKGIDVVLTYNENIGKGKLRTDLSGTFVKTSIIGDIHASEQLVGKESTYFDNQSRIYLESAVPRTKVNFTLNYSLDKFNVFLRNVYFGDVDGATNTVADYQTFKGKIITDLSVSYNIAKSLRFTLGVNNLLDIYPDETREGSGLRGAGYFIYSRTGQQFGNNGRYIFTKLALTL
- a CDS encoding TonB-dependent receptor, whose product is MIKGLISTVVFLGTVLCVSAQHHLSIKILDAETKKTLQGASVSLVATNTIHSKSNDKGVALFSNVPNGKYDLTASFLGYRSEKKQIDLMDDKSIEIYLQAQVIKTEEVFVQATRAKSNSSTTYKNLSKEDISKNNFGQDIPYLLDQTPSVVIGSDAGAGIGYTSMRIRGSDNARINVTLNGIPLNDAESMGSFFVNLPDFASSTESIQIQRGIGTSTNGAGSFGASLNIQSNTLEKDPYVEFNNSYGSFNSWKNTLKVGSGLLNNKFAFNVRLSRILSDGYIDRASSDLKSFYVDGGYYSDKQILKAIVFSGKEKTYQSWYGTPEPRLNNDIEGMKDYAINDGYTAAETENLLQAGRTYNKYLYKNQTDNYTQTHHQLHYTNFINEKITFNAALHYTRGAGYYEEYRPEDKLSKYNLPQVILGKDTISKTDLIRRRWLDNYFYGATYSFNYNPSQAVKLTWGGAINQYKGDHYGEVIWAQYASTSNLGDKYYLNDATKNDISTFLKADFTVNDWLLFADIQYRNISYQVSGDDDKIKDLDFDRKFNFLNPKLGFTYLINENSNLYASYAYASKEPVRDDFVDIIGNNPKPEKMQDVEIGYRFKNDVFNIGTNLYGMFYKDQLIPTGALNDVGSPLRLNIPDSYRIGLELDAAWKISNQFIWKATAGLSQNKINNFTDETSNEFFKKTDIALSPSTILSSEFSYKPVQAFEIALLSKYISRQYLDNSSAKVRSIDPSFVNNVRAIYNFAAFGIKNIDLSLSINNILNEKYETSGYTWGYMDGSSRKSFNFYYPQATTNFMLGLNIRF